One region of Rhizoctonia solani chromosome 9, complete sequence genomic DNA includes:
- a CDS encoding RNase H domain-containing protein: MNYSAKLRTIPKSSEVAKRLPASWDTHIPTLNSNRNNKAKSLQTPIHFIASHSHPHIEFVSPHVNHPSNPSIPFPDQIKIKDTTDGLKRDEYRDKILSEISVLEECHASVLGYSDGHAAVSNGIRKVGVGYVIRAGKRILSSSSFGIGPRANIYDAEMMGILLVFMKAKQIAEDQGYCKIRIYCDNQSAVKSIADLSRHPCQFASRAFVTAAKAFVAGRPERSIHITWTPGHSGVEGNENADRLANEGASVAPTSIFNRTITWAKEQATLKIIRSWKKAWYEHSESRINSKYYIPRPPALKLHPIFNASKLGRDIECRLVQYLTGHGHYGEYHAQFHHDVDPRCACGESEETIFHLTTSCPATAGHRGILSEFSTNTNDPTLFGSLAGLKAVAKFIARTGIGRRRGGPQAAAQPM; the protein is encoded by the coding sequence ATGAACTACTCAGCTAAACTCAGAACCATCCCTAAGTCATCCGAAGTTGCTAAGCGCCTCCCGGCCTCATGggacacgcatatacccacccTTAACAGCAACAGGAACAACAAGGCCAAGAGTTTACAAACCCCCATCCACTTCATTGCATCACATAGCCACCCACACATCGAGTTTGTCTCGCCACACGTTAACCACCCGTCCAACCCGTCCATCCCTTTCCCTGACCAAATCAAAATTAAGGACACCACCGACGGACTCAAACGAGACGAATACCGCGACAAGATTCTATCCGAAATCAGCGTGCTGGAAGAATGTCATGCCAGCGTCCTTGGCTATTCAGATGGACACGCGGCGGTGTCCAATGGCATTCGGAAAGTCGGCGTCGGCTACGTTATACGTGCCGGAAAAAGGATTCTGTCATCGTCGTCGTTTGGAATTGGACCGCGAGCCAACATCTATGATGCAGAAATGATGGGTATATTACTAGTGTTCATGAAAGCTAAACAAATAGCCGAAGACCAAGGCTATTGCaaaatacgcatatattgcgATAACCAGTCCGCCGTCAAGTCAATTGCCGACCTCTCACGACACCCATGCCAGTTTGCATCCAGAGCATTCGTCAccgccgccaaggcatttGTGGCAGGACGCCCAGAACGATCTATTCATATCACCTGGACGCCTGGGCACAGCGGAGTCGAAGGCAACGAAAATGCGGACCGTCTGGCTAACGAAGGAGCTAGTGTGGCCCCGACCTCCATATTCAATCGCACCATCACATGGGCGAAAGAACAGGCAACCCTCAAAATCATACGTTCATGGAAGAAAGCATGGTACGAGCACTCAGAATCACGAATCAACTCAAAATACTACATCCCCCGCCCACCTGCGCTCAAACTACACCCCATATTCAACGCAAGCAAGCTGGGCAGGGACATCGAGTGCCGCCTCGTACAATACCTCACCGGGCACGGCCACTACGGCGAGTACCATGCGCAATTCCATCACGACGTAGATCCCAGGTGTGCCTGCGGGGAGTCGGAAGAGACAATATTTCATTTAACCACCTCCTGTCCCGCGACGGCGGGACACAGGGGGATACTCagtgagttttccaccaACACTAACGATCCcacactgtttggctcccttgCAGGTCTCAAAGCAGTCGCAAAGTTCATTGCCAGGACGGGCATAggccgaagacgaggaggcccgCAGGCAGCCGCTCAACCCATGTAA
- a CDS encoding Zinc-binding dehydrogenase codes for MALSIPTVAKAWRYPPSRPSSWNGYHSLELRKVLIPVPGKGEVLVKMHAAALNSRRGTYPLKETTTGFDGGGLIPASDGAGEILAVGEGVAGWVIGDRVHSLFNEGWVSGPIKPEYGPKTLGSETQGCLTQYRIFPAEFILPIPDHLSYEEAALNVCAGMTAFHALFDSGKQLPNSTVLVLGSGGVSVLGAQFAKAAGARVIATTSSQEKAQKYKELGIDHVINYRETPNWAEEVKKLTNGQGADQALEIGGKGTLMEAIRSMKAGGVVHVIGVSRDDTPTTGFFDLTVALMSSEIKLNGLVPGSKDVGQRLDSFLSQHKLKLFVGSKVFGWQEAREAFAYLESGAHFGKVVVRID; via the exons ATGGCTCTCTCAATTCCCACTGTTGCAAAGGCTTGGAGGTATCCTCCTAGTCGGCCATCGTCGTGGAACGGCTACCATAGCCTCGAGCTTCGCAAAGTTCTAATTCCTGTACCTGGCAAGGGCGAGGTCCTGGTAAAGATGCATGCTGCTGCCTTGAATAGTCG CCGGGGGACTTATCCCCTGAAGGAAACTACCACGGGTTTCGATGGCGGAGGGCTTATCCCTGCTTCCGATGGTGCTGGTGAGATCCTTGCAGTCGGCGAAGGCGTAGCCGGGTGGGTCATCGGAGATCGCGTACACTCGCTCTTTAATGAAGGCTGGGTTAGCGGGCCAATTAag CCGGAATACGGGCCAAAAACACTAGGGTCAGAGACTCAGGGGTGTCTGACCCAGTACCG CATATTCCCAGCTGAATTCATACTTCCAATTCCCGATCACCTGTCGTATGAAGAGGCTGCTTTGAATGTATGTGCTGGCATGACAGCATTCCATGCATTATTCGATAGCGGGAAGCAGCTTCCAAACTCAACAGTACTTGTGCTGGGAAGTGGTGGTGTTTCGGTGCTTGGCGCTCAGTTTGCCAAGGCTGCTGGTGCGCGCGTCATTGCCACCACTTCCTCACAGGAAAAGGCCCAAAAGTATAAGGAGCTCGGGATCGATCATGTGATTAACTATCGAGAGACTCCAAACTGGGCGGAGGAAGTGAAGAAATTGACCAATGGCCAGGGGGCTGATCAAGCGCTTGAGATTG GTGGAAAGGGAACACTTATGGAAGCAATTAGGTCCATGAAAGCGGGCGGGGTAGTTCATGTGATTGGCGTATCCAGGGACGACACCCCGACCACTGGCTTTTTCGATCTTACAGTTGCTCTCATGTCATCTGAAATCAAG CTCAATGGATTGGTACCCGGAAGCAAAGACGTTGGGCAAAGACTCGACTCGTTCCTTTCTCAGCATAAGCTCAAACTCTTTGTGGGCTCGAAGGTGTTCGGATGGCAGGAAGCTAGAGAAGCCTTTGCTTATCTCGAGAGCGGGGCACACTTTGGGAAAGTAGTAGTTAGGATCGACTGA
- a CDS encoding AMP binding enzyme, with protein MLAYIFDNVDSDQRLPHITEPPLLISEAELKELGVLYWRADDPEIVESVAKERGYKNRDTINVSREGLGDLYESKIKGFFEEHMHEDEEIRYILDGSGFFDVRRTTDEAWVRIAVEKGDLLVIPAGIYHRFTLDTKDYIKALRLFQDEPKWVPHNRSAETELQCIICKKPAAKPLELHYRTAIPLAHQLASGVLKYHVNPREDFFPGTFCQLDDHSSHIFAPMPSASIYKSAYPDCIIPRESVFSKLFPKKPEFDEDLPAFIDAVTGRTLSRGDVKDLSLRLAYGLQKTLGIQRGDTIMIFSPNSLIWPVAMLGCIAAGLKCSPANSAYTPSELAHQISDSGSGFVLVHPALLETLLKALELLKVAAADVRKRVILMNLDGPTPKGAGGYKQLDSLLVSGKLNEEENFDGELSDETVYLCYSSGTTGLSKGVETSHHNTNAVIAMSRAAFPEMIQGRDVLLGILPFFHSYGAMHLIQYPLTLAVPVVISPAFNPETFCASIQRFKITCALVVPPVLVVLASHPVVDKYDFSSLRFLFCGAAPLRAELIASVRSRLRGRGAEVLVPQGCGLTEMSPTVLLTPLHRATEKIGSAGELLPNLEARLVGEDGLDVELGQPGELWLRGPSVMKGYLNNPTATRNAITPDGWFKTGDVVIRDKDGFYTIIDRLKELIKYKGSQVPPADLENVLLSHPDIIDAGVIGIESVEQATELPRAYIVHRAGYDSFSSSEKRHAFESGVQSWIQGRVAKHKYLRGGVTLIESIPKSPSGKILRRELRKYAQTELANETSKSKL; from the exons ATGCTTGCCTACATTTTTGACAACGTTGACTCGGACCAGAGACTCCCTCATATTACTGAACCCCCTCTGCTTATCTCCGAGGCTGAATTGAAGGAACTTGGTGTACTGTACTGGCGTGCCGATGATCCGGAAATTGTTGAATCCGTTGCGAAAGAGCGTGGATATAAGAACCGAGATACGATCAACGTCAGTCGAGAGGGGTTAGGGGATCTTTATGAATCGAAGATCAAGGGGTTCTTTGAAGA ACACATGCATGAGGACGAAGAGATCAGGTATATTCTCGACGGAAGTGGCTTCTTTGACGTAAGGCGGACAACCGATG AGGCATGGGTACGCATAGCCGTTGAGAAGGGAGACCTACTTGTCATCCCGGCAGGAATTTACCACCGCTTTACTCTTGATACAAAGGACTATATCAAGGCGCTGCGCCTATTCCAA GACGAGCCAAAATGGGTGCCACACAATCGTAGTGCAGAAACAGAA CTACAATGTATTATTTGTAAAAAACCAGCAGCAAAACCTCTCGAACTTCATTATCGGACGGCTATTCCTCTCGCCCATCAATTGGCTTCCGGCGTCTTAAAATA CCACGTCAACCCACGTGAAGATTTCTTTCCGGGTACCTTTTGCCAACTCGACGACCACTCGTCTCATATCTTTGCACCCATGCCGTCAGCCAGCATATACAAGTCTGCCTACCCGGACTGTATTATCCCTCGCGAGTCTGTTTTCTCCAAATTGTTCCCGAAAAAACCAGAGTTCGATGAGGATCTTCCGGCATTTATCGACGCGGTCACAGGTCGAACGCTTTCTCGAGGAGATGTGAAGGATTTATCTCTTCGACTGGCATATGGCCTGCAGAAAACCCTGGGCATACAACGAGGAGATACAATAATGATATTTAG CCCAAATTCCTTGATTTGGCCTGTGGCTATGTTGGGGTGCATCGCTGCAGGACTCAAGTGTTCACCAGCCAACTCGGCTTATACACCCTCTGAACTCGCTCATCAAATATCGGACTCGGGTTCTGGTTTCGTTTTGGTGCATCCAGCGTTACTTGAAACTTTGCTCAAGGCGCTCGAGCTGCTCAAAGTCGCGGCTGCAGACGTTCGGAAGCGC GTGATATTGATGAACCTTGATGGACCCACACCCAAAGGGGCTGGAGGATATAAACAATTAGACTCACTTTTGGTTAGCGGGAAACTCAACGAAGAGGAAAATTTTGATGGAGAATTGTCTGATGAGACAGTGTACTTGTGCTATAGTTCGGGTACAACCGGACTTAGCAAGGGTGTCGAG ACATCTCATCATAATACCAATGCTGTTATTGCGATGTCTCGTGCCGCATTTCCTGAAATGATTCAGGGTAGGGACGTTCTACTTGGGATCCTGCCCTTTTTTCACTCTTATGGCGCGATGCACTTGATTCAGTATCCG CTCACTCTCGCGGTTCCCGTCGTGATTTCTCCTGCATTCAACCCAGAAACGTTTTGCGCTTCTATTCAGAGATTCAAGATCACATGCGCTCTGGTCGTTCCACCCGTCCTTGTTGTCCTCGCCTCACACCCAGTTGTTGACAAGTACGACTTTTCGTCTCTTCGTTTTCTATTTTGCGGTGCTGCTCCTCTACGAGCCGAGCTCATTGCGAGCGTTCGGTCTCGACTACGCGGTCGTGGTGCCGAGGTGTTAGTTCCACAAGGATGTGGTCTGACCGAGATGAGTCCGACGGTCTTGTTAACTCCTTTACATCGCGCGACGGAAAAGATCGGGTCTGCGGGTGAGCTTTTGCCAAATTTGGAGGCGAGGCTAGTTGGAGAAGATGGCCTAGACGTGGAGCTGGGCCAGCCTGGAGAGTTATGGTTACGAGGACCCTCGGTCATGAA GGGGTATTTGAACAACCCAACTGCCACGAGGAACGCTATCACACCCGATGGCTGGTTCAAGACTGGCGATGTAGTTATCCGGGACAAGGATGGCTTCTATACTATTATAGATAGACTCAAGGAATTAATCAAGTACAAAGGGTCTCAAG TTCCTCCTGCAGATCTCGAGAATGTTTTACTATCACACCCTGATATTATCGATGCCGGGGTAATCGGTATAGAGTCTGTAGAACAAGCAACAGAGCTCCCGAG AGCTTATATTGTACATCGTGCTGGGTATGACTCTTTCTCATCCTCGGAAAAGCGTCATGCATTTGAATCTGGTGTCCAGTCTTGGATCCAGGGTAGGGTCGCAAAGCACAAGTATTTGCGAGGAG GCGTAACTCTAATCGAATCAATTCCCAAAAGCCCATCCGGAAAGATTTTGAGGAGAGAACTACGAAAATATGCTCAAACAGAACTAGCCAATGAGACTTCTAAAAGCAAGTTATAA
- a CDS encoding Fungal Zn(2)-Cys(6) binuclear cluster domain → MSFEGGVDRGVKRKGPATDVSDDNEPKARGRACTACRAIKVRCDNPNIGYEGPCSRCTRLSLECLYQEKKRGRKPKNDNPDDKQQQAYIAQPKVARTSSSQICEAPNGTSEFSSVLEARAPRPLEHRTVASLPGSTSTPPYGTAASPSLTVSSSDASGSRYRDLGPRKNSRDDVKKYTLANIMSDTPSGQSRPDLAVPPPVPLTLGLSSIDRLEDPLKAEFVTEAEVDSLFYSYFAHLNSIIGLLDPRLHTAPYVRRRSTVLYTTIISVSSKFFLPRVHQQCHALSQSLIGRALASDMCNIEYIQALSLSTFYKDADDASSWRKVGLAIRMAYELNLHEFRTQPLPKDELEARKQLNRERTWIQLVLYDFTTASQRNKPNMVPDHDLPDVEGWVRDHPQFPCYADAQLAGSFSFLMVYRLIQATRSSMMSSKPGGFDATIRHLFRMLDGTPKFWATLEDASAGLAPVSRSIMRFYYFSSQLSIHELQMLALVSPSVEATQAVLQQCKDSAALVLKHVVEDMAPSGYIPYTQDGIAFATAYAGVWLYKHLSRFEPGTILEIVGLFKGVVEACEKQSQQPKDIPSYFARFFSHLARNSESVKTPIQQMMSADRTQPQSVANALFPDISFPMADYQEYVPPELMPPLDGMDAHWMNVMSGLDDWWKNYTYLGSLHGYST, encoded by the exons ATGTCATTTGAAGGTGGAGTTGATCGGGGTGTCAAGCGCAAAGGACCGGCGACGGACGTTTCGGATGATAACGAACCAAAAGCTAGAGGCCGAGC GTGTACGGCATGCCGTGCTATAAAAGTCCGATGCGATAATCCAAACATTGGGTACGAGGGACCATGCAGTCGATGCACAAGGTTATCATTAGAGTGTCTGTATCAGGAAAAGAAGCGTGGTCGTAAGCCAAAAAACGA CAACCCGGACGACAAGCAGCAGCAGGCGTATATTGCCCAGCCAAAGGTGGCACGCACCAGTTCCTCGCAGATTTGTGAAGCTCCCAATGGAACATCTGAATTCTCTTCGGTTCTGGAAGCACGCGCTCCCCGTCCGCTCGAGCACCGAACCGTTGCATCCCTGCCCGGTTCTACCTCGACTCCCCCATACG GGACTGCTGCCTCCCCCTCGCTGACGGTGAGCTCTAGTGACGCAAGTGGCTCACGCTACCGGGACCTTGGTCCACGCAAAAACTCCCGGGACGACGTAAAAAAGTACACGCTCGCAAATATCATGTCTGATACACCGTCTGGCCAATCACGCCCCGACTTGGCCGTGCCACCCCCGGTCCCGCTTACGCTAGGATTGTCTTCCATTGACCGCCTAGAAGATCCGCTGAAGGCTGAGTTCGTTACCGAGGCCGAAGTCGACTCGTTATTTTATTC ATATTTTGCTCATCTCAACTCCATTATTGGGCTTCTCGACCCTCGTCTCCACACTGCGCCTTACGTAAGGAGACGCTCAACGGTTCTCTACACCACAATCATCTCTGTGTCGAGCAAGTTTTTCCTGCCTCGCGTACATCAACAATGTCATGCTCTTAGTCAGAGTCTCATTGGGAGAGCTTTGGCTTCGGACATGTGCAACATCGAATACATCCAGGCGCTTTCATTGAGCACATTCTACAAGGACGCTGACGACGCGAGCAGTTGGAGAAAAGTTGGGCTTGCCATACGTATGGCCTATGAGCTGAACTTGCATGAATTCAGGACTCAGCCACTACCAAAAGACGAGCTAGAAGCCAGAAAACAACTG AATAGAGAGCGGACTTGGATAC AGCTTGTGT TATACGACTTTACTACAGC ATCACAAAGAAACAAACCTAATATGGTTCCAGATCACGATCTCCCAGACGTAGAAGGATGGGTCCGTGATCACCCTCAG TTTCCTTGCT ATGCCGATGCCCAGCTTGCTGGATCCTTTTCGTTCTTGATGGTTTATCGACTGATCCAAGCTACGCGGTCATCGATGATGTCCTCAAAACCGGGTGGATTTGATGCAACCATTAGACACTTGTTCCGAATGTTAGATGGGACCCCCAAATTCTGGGCAACGCTCGAAG ATGCATCCGCCGGACTTGCTCCCGTTTCAAGATCAATAATGAGGTTTTACTATTTTAGTTCCCAACTTTCGATCCATGAATTACAAATGTTGGCACTTGTCTCTCCGTCGGTCGAAGCAACCCAAGCAGTGTTGCAACAGTGCAAAGATTCAGCAGCTTTGGTGCTCAAACATGTTGTTGAAGACATGGCGCCGAGCGGTTACATACCGTATACCCAGGATGGAATCGCATTTGCGACCGCATACGCGGGCGTTTGGTTATACAAG CATCTATCACGATTTGAACCCGGAACAATTCTCGAGATCGTGGGATTATTCAAGGGGGTTGTCGAGGCGTGCGAAAAACAAAGTCAGCAACCGAAAGATATTCCGTCTTATTTTGCACGATTCTTCTCGCATTTGGCGCGGAACTCGGAAAGTGTAAAGACTCCCATACAACAA ATGATGAGTGCGGATAGAACGCAGCCCCAATCT GTTGCAAACGCATTGTTCCCGGATATTAGCTTCCCGATGGCAGATTACCAGGAATATGTACCACCCGAACTCATGCCGCCATTAGATGGGATGGATGCGCATTG GATGAACGTCATGAGCGGGTTGGACGATTGGTGGAAAAACTACACTTACCTCGGTTCACTACATGGTTATTCCACATAG
- a CDS encoding SnoaL-like domain protein, protein MSLETQATELRAELAALKSEVELLKNERDVARVLSQYVYVHDEAFSPASRKSEALDQQFEDFFTEDGVCDAFGLHTTKQGKAEWVRSVLLSQGNIIGMQMVTSNVLVDILGDGTTANARTSAITTIAREGQAIRDHHRAAGYYSYRLRKVEGQWKIAHLKCRSGIQYLPSESSWMITEYSDSSQSLNGTMHYSNATGMRIAFFFQGNEIYYYGGKGPGYGTVAISVDGVKPYEEVNASSSTVQYKQLLWSRTGLPSGDHQIMINRDSGQVSLDYFRVVSFNDTIVPSLTGPGASVVPKDALIVDDDDINAVITYSPGWERIENLNGATSPGNVGFHKNTVHRTTTPGAVATFTFNGTAVWYFSDIDSTHGMVQISFDGEQPERVSGFHNPILSQRLIWHKTGLSPSLHQVTITHDGTPRQYATVDFFGYLPSNATAMIPGGTASSTDTESKRGNFRVAVITGIVIGILALVGALYGMYLVYRRRVHWARLVPKQLRRGMRPTQGVVDRTVQYESIPFTAIDPNYASRSGQNHRNKLPNRATGTSIYDSTLTTVSDTNYSPSIGHLGNSGSRNHYEMPPPYQRPSSASNAQ, encoded by the exons ATGTCACTTGAAACCCAGGCAACCGAACTACGTGCCGAGCTGGCCGCTCTAAAATCTGAGGTCGAACTGTTAAAAAATGAGCGAGATGTAGCGCGCGTGTTGAGTCAATACGTCTATGTCCACGACGAGGCCTTTTCGCCTGCGTCGCGCAAATCTGAAGCGCTAGATCAACAATTCGAAGATTTCTTCACTGAGGATGGCGTTTGTGATGC ATTTGGTTTACATACTACTAAGCAAGGGAAGGCAGAGTGGGTACGGAG TGTACTTTTGAGCCAAGGAAACATCATCGGGATGCAAATGGTTACTTCGAATGTTCTTGTTGACATCCTGGGCGACGGAACAACAGCCAACGCACGCACAAGCGCTATTACAACGATCGCAAGAGAGGGACAAGCTATTCGAGACCACCATCGTGCTGCGGGGTACTATTCGTATCGGTTGAGAAAGGTGGAGGGACAATGGAAGATTGCACATTTAAAGTG CCGTAGCGGGATCCAGTATCTCCCTTCTGAATCTAGCTGGATGATAACTGAGTATTCAGACTCTTCTCAAAGTTTGAATGGCACTATGCATTATAGCAACGCTACCGGCATGCGCATTGCGTTCTTTTTTCAAG GGAATGAAATATACTACTACGGCGGAAAAGGCCCAGGATACGGGACAGTTGCTATTAGTGTTGATGGAGTGAAGCCCTACGAGGAAGTCAATGCTTCGTCGAGTACTGTACAATACAAGCAGTTACTCTGGAGTAGGACAGGACTGCCCTCTGGCGACCATCAAATTATGATCAACAGAGACTCCGGTCAAGTCTCGTTAGATTATTTTAG GGTTGTCTCGTTCAATGATACCATAGTCCCGTCCTTGACCGGACC GGGTGCCTCCGTCGTCCCAAAAGACGCACTAATAGTCGACGACGACGATATCAATGCAGTAATAACTTATTCTCCAGGATGGGAGAGAATA GAAAATCTAAATGGCGCCACAAGCCCCGGAAATGTAGGCTTTCATAAAAATACGGTACACCGTACCACCACCCCGGGGGCCGTTGCTACGTTCACATTCAATGGGACAGCGGTTTGGTACTTTTCGGATATTGACTCGACGCATGGAATGGTTCAAATTAGTTTTGACGGAGAACAACCAGAGCGAGTTAGCGGGTTTCACAATCCAATA CTTTCTCAGCGTTTGATTTGGCACAAGACGGGTCTCAGTCCCAGTCTGCATCAAGTGACGATCACTCATGATGGTACACCTCGTCAATACGCCACTGTCGACTTTTTCGGGTATCTGCCTAG CAATGCTACTGCCATGATTCCGGGAGGTACAGCAAGTAGCACAGATACGGAGAGCAAACGTGGAAATTTTCGTGTAGCGGTTATCACTGGAATTGTTATAGGCATACTAGCACTGGTTGGGGCGCTCTATGGAATGTATCTCGTATACCGGCGCCGGGTACATTGGGCGAGACTTGTTCCCAAGCAACTCCGTCGGGGGATGCGACCAACCCAAGGGGTAGTTGATAGAACCGTCCAATATGAATCGATCCCATTCACAGCAATCGATCCAAAttatg CTTCGAGATCAGGACAAAATCATCGGAACAAGCTTCCAAATCGAGCTACCGGTACCTCGATCTATGACTCTACTTTGACCACTGTTTCCGATACGAATTATTCTCCGAGTATTGGTCATTTAGGGAACTCGGGGAGCCGTAATCACTATGAGATGCCCCCACCATATCAGCGACCCAGTTCTGCTTCCAACGCCCAGTAG